One Acutalibacter muris DNA window includes the following coding sequences:
- a CDS encoding ABC transporter substrate-binding protein codes for MRIIKISLPYLLTLCLLLTLTGCKNEQDDIYSEAMTKSADASESQGPFPEAGETGERKLVIKTPFSNDGTGALPYLAKEFMDLHPGVVIEIDSAISNSQILSMSRAEIQMARESFYSRVSMEIASGEADYALFDVRDGLNIPQLTRNGFLEDLLPLWEADPALSSDGYFTNVLSGFKVDGKLSTLPYSFSFYDLYLNRDILERLGVDPETIEAVDPNRVLDWYERGRELQSNLNLSFSSGGKGLFYEYLERCHYIDLAERTASFDSPEFIDFLTRTNDVLNEDPDLEPELLGYGGCGGLLDANISYRKTGEYSEDILAWSPEVFKTVVEKARPGFLVLEESFMPNLITMQQPKEYAAGPYPLLTTDGKLGVRSVEEFSLPSAMKDKELAWEFIKHCLGTRSVERLDFLAQGSPVKYTTFIPVNKATFQNMLEDVNQHGDHGLAMGYSGFDTIDPKSMTELLEEILDREMVNIDLYSVDMEEFLEEFYVSGLTTPEECARKMQDRAYIWLNE; via the coding sequence ATGCGTATCATAAAAATCTCCCTTCCATACCTCCTGACACTCTGCCTTCTCCTGACTCTTACCGGCTGCAAAAATGAGCAGGACGACATATACAGTGAGGCCATGACCAAGTCCGCTGACGCTTCCGAAAGTCAGGGACCCTTTCCGGAGGCCGGAGAAACTGGTGAAAGAAAACTGGTCATTAAGACGCCGTTCTCCAATGACGGCACCGGAGCCTTGCCGTATCTTGCCAAAGAATTTATGGACCTGCACCCCGGCGTTGTCATTGAGATAGATTCGGCTATTTCCAACTCACAGATACTCAGTATGTCTCGGGCGGAGATACAGATGGCTCGCGAGAGCTTTTATTCCCGCGTCTCTATGGAGATCGCCAGCGGCGAGGCGGACTATGCCCTTTTCGATGTGCGCGATGGGCTGAATATCCCTCAGTTGACCCGCAACGGATTTTTAGAGGATCTATTGCCCCTTTGGGAGGCCGACCCAGCCCTCAGCTCTGACGGGTATTTTACCAATGTGTTAAGCGGCTTTAAGGTGGACGGCAAGCTGAGCACTCTGCCCTACTCCTTCTCCTTTTATGACCTCTATCTGAACCGCGATATATTAGAGCGCCTGGGCGTGGACCCGGAGACCATTGAGGCGGTGGACCCGAACCGGGTGCTGGACTGGTATGAGCGAGGCAGGGAGCTCCAGAGCAACCTTAATCTTTCATTTTCCTCCGGGGGCAAGGGCCTATTTTATGAATATCTTGAGCGCTGCCATTATATTGACCTAGCGGAACGCACCGCGTCATTTGACTCGCCGGAGTTCATAGATTTTTTGACCCGCACTAATGACGTGCTCAATGAGGACCCTGACCTGGAACCCGAGCTGCTTGGATATGGCGGCTGCGGAGGACTGCTGGACGCAAATATCAGCTATCGTAAAACAGGGGAATATTCGGAGGATATCTTAGCGTGGAGCCCGGAGGTATTTAAAACCGTGGTGGAAAAAGCCAGGCCGGGATTTTTGGTTTTGGAAGAATCATTTATGCCGAATCTTATCACAATGCAGCAGCCCAAAGAGTATGCTGCGGGCCCCTACCCGCTTTTGACCACTGACGGGAAATTGGGGGTGCGCTCTGTGGAAGAATTCTCCCTGCCCTCCGCTATGAAGGACAAGGAGCTGGCCTGGGAGTTCATAAAGCACTGTCTTGGCACGCGGAGCGTGGAACGGCTGGATTTTTTGGCCCAGGGCTCTCCCGTAAAATACACCACCTTTATCCCGGTAAACAAGGCAACCTTTCAAAATATGCTTGAAGATGTCAACCAACACGGTGACCACGGCCTGGCCATGGGGTACAGCGGTTTTGACACCATTGACCCTAAGTCCATGACTGAGTTGCTGGAGGAGATACTTGACCGGGAGATGGTAAATATTGATTTGTACAGCGTGGACATGGAGGAGTTTTTGGAGGAGTTTTATGTGAGCGGCCTGACCACACCGGAGGAGTGCGCCAGAAAGATGCAGGACAGGGCTTATATTTGGCTGAATGAGTGA